In the genome of Variovorax sp. PAMC26660, the window CTGGCGCAGCGTGACTTGCGCGGCCAGCGAGCCGTTGTTGGCGTACAGCGTGCGCACCTGGCGCACGGCCTGCGCCAGCGCGGCCTCGGCCTGCTCCAGCGCCACCTTGGCGTCGGCCGGGTCGAGTTGCACCAGCGGCTGGCCGGCTTTCACGAAGTCGGTGTCGTCGGCGCTGATGGCCATGACGGTGCCGCCGATCTGCGGCGTGATCTGGATGACGTTGCCCGACACGTAGGCGTTGTCGGTGTCCTCGTAGTGGCTGGCAACCAGCCATTCATAAAGGCCCCAGCCGCCGCCGGCGACGATCACCACGGCCGCCAATGCGGTCAGCGCGCGGCGGCGCTTGCCGTTGCCGGCAGGTGCGTCAGGTGCAACAGAGGCTGCGGATGCAGCGGGCGTCGGAGTGTTGTTATCGCTCATGGTGAAGTTCTTTCCGAAGACGAGGAAGACGGGTCAGTTCAATTCAGTTCAGGGCAGCCGCGGGGGCCGATGCGGTGGCCGTGGCCGGGGGCTGCCAGCCGCCGCCCAGTGCGCGCGCCAGGGCCACCTGCGTGTCGAGCGCACGTGCGGCGAGATCGACGGCCAGCCGGCGTTGTGCGAGCACGGCGGTTTCGGCCGTCAGCACGTTGAGGTAGTTGCCCAGGCCCGCGCGATAGCGCTGCACGGCGATGTCGTAGGCGCCTTCGGCCGCGGTCTGCGCGGCGCGCTGTTCGGTTTGCTGGCGGGTGATCGACTGCGCGCTCGTGACCTGGTCGGCCGCATCGCGCACCGCGTCAAGCACGGTGGCGTTGTAGCTTTCGATGGCCACGTCGAGATCGGCCGACTTGCCGCGCAGGTTGGCGCGCAGCTTGCCGCCCTCGAAGATCGGCAGGCTGATGGCCGGGCCCACGCCCCACTGCTCGCTGCCGGACTTCAGCAGCTTGCCGAAGCCCAGGCTCTGGAAGCCGACGAAGGCCGTGAGGTTCACGTTGGGATAGAACAGCGTCTTGGCATTGGCCACGTCGCTCGTGGCCGCTTCAACACGCCAGCGCGCGGCGGCGATGTCGGCGCGACGCCCCAGCAGATCGGCGGGAATGTTGGCCTGCAGTGCCATCGGCTTGACGCCGGCCAGCACGGGCGGCTTCAGCGATGCGGACACGTTGGGCTGGCCCACGAGCGCGTCGAGCGCGTGCTGCTGCAGCGCGATCTGCTCATTGAGCGCTTCGATCTGCTGGCGGGCTTCGGGCAGGCCGCCTTCGCTCTGGCGCAGTTCGAGGCGGGTGTCGAGGCCGGCGGACACGCGGTCGCGCACGAGCTTGAGGGTTTCGTCGCGTTGCGCCAGCGTGCGGCGGGCCACGGTGAGCTGGTCGTTCAGACGCGCCCACTGGAAGTAGCTGCGCGCCACGTTGCTTGCGAGCAGCACCCGCGCTGCGTCGGCGTCGGCCGCCGTTGCGTTGGCCGCGCCGATGGCCGCGTCAAGCGCGGTGCGGTTCTTGCCGAAGAAGTCGAGTTCCCAGCTTGCGCCGAGTTGCAGCAGGCCGATGTTCTGGATCGAGCCGCCCAGCGGTGCGGGGTAGATGTAGTTGCTGTTGAACTTCTGGCGGTTCAGGTCCAGCTCGCCATTGACCTTGGGCTTGAGGGCCGAGCCGGCGATGTCCGCAGAGGCTTGCGCGCGCACGAGTCGGGCGCGTGCCACCTGCAGGTTCGGATTGCCGGCAACAGCCTGGTCGATCAGCGTGTTGAGCTGCGTGTCGCCGAAGGCCAACCACCATTGGGCGTCGAGGCTGGACACAGGCACCGCAGCCGGATCGGTGGCAATGCCGAGCGACGAGGCATCGCGCAGCTTGGCCTGCGAGCCGATGCCGGCCATGTCGGCACAGCCGGCCAGCGCGACCAGCAGCAACGCGGCGGCCATGACGGGGGTGCGACGCACAGCGCGCACGGCGAGGGAATCAGTCATTTTTATCTCCACGGGCCGCGAGGGCCTGCGCGTTGTCGAGGATGCGGCGCAAGTAGCCCTTGAGCTGCACCCATTCTTCAGTTGTAAAGCCTGCAAGATGTTCGTTCTGCACACGGCTGAGCACGTACGGCACTTCCTTGGCGGCGGCACGGCCTTCGTCGGTGAGTTCAATATTGACCACGCGGCGGTCTTCGAGCGAACGCACGCGACGGCACAGGCCCTTGGCTTCAAGGCGGTCGAGCAGGCGCGTCATGGCGCCGGTATCGAGCTCGCAGGCGCGGGCCAGCTCGGCCACAGTGGTGGCTGCGCCGGTGTGCAATTTGTAGAGCGGAACCCATTGCGGATAGGTCGGGCTGCCGGGCTCGCACATGCGGGTTTCTACCGACTGCCCCACCGCCGTCACGATGCGGCGCATCAGGTAGCCAATGCTTTCTTCGGCCCGATAGTTCTCGGCCCGGTAGAAGACATGGGGGCGACGCTCCGCTTCGGCGGAGGCCGACGGGGCTTCTGGTGTATTTGCATCGCTCATGCCCAAAATATTAGCTGCCATGGCAGTTATTGTCAAGGCCGCCTTTGTAGGGGCAAGGGTTCGGTAGAATTGGCGGATGGCTTCTACCCCACCGTCTTCCATGGCCAAGGGCTCGCCCCGGTCGCTGTCGGGCCTGAGCCCTTTTCTCCGCCCCTACCGCGTTCAGATCGTGCTGGCGGCCCTCTTTCTGGTGATGGCAGCGGTTACCACGCTGGTTTTTCCTATCGCCCTGCGCAGCCTGATTGACGGGGGCTTGATCAACCCCGACAAGGGCGCCCAGACCATGGCGCTGCGGGAACACTTCGGCGCCCTCTTCGCGGTAGCCGTGGCACTGGGCCTTTTCTCGGCCGCGCGCTTCTATACGGTGAGCTGGCTGGGCGAACGCGTCACCGCCGACATCCGCAATGCGGTCTACGGCCATGTGCTGAAACAGAGCCCGGCGTTCTTCGAGACAACCCAAACCGGCGAAGTGCTGTCGCGCCTCACGGCCGACACCACGCTGGTCCAGACAGTCGTCGGTTCATCGCTGAGCATGGGGTTGCGCAACGCCGTGATGGGCGTCGGCGCGCTGGCCGTGCTGGTGTGGACCAACCCCTATGTGATGGTGCAGGTGCTGGGCATCCTCGTGCTGGTGGTGCTGCCGAGCATGTGGTTCGGCCGTCGCGTGCGCAAGCTGTCGCGCGCCAGCCAAGACCGCGTGGCCGACTCCAGTGCCATCGCCGCGGAAGTGCTGAACGCGATCCCGGTGGTGCAGAGCTACACGGCCGAAGGCCGCGAGGCAGCCCGCTTCGACGCGTCGACCGAGAACGCCTTTCGCACCGCCGTGCGCCGCACCAGGGCACGGTCGGTGCTGGTGGCGTTCATCATCATCGCGACCTCGGCCGCCTTGCTCTGGGGCCTCTACCAAGGAACGCAAGCGGTGCTTCGCGGCGACATCACGGCCGGCCACCTGGGCCAGACCGTGGTTTATGTCGCGATCCTGGCCAGCGCCACGGCCGTGCTCGGCGAGGTGTACGGCGACCTGCTGCGCGCCGCCGGCGCGACCGAACGCCTGATGGAGCTGCTGCACGCACCCACGGCCATCTTCTCGCCGAAGAATCCCGCCGTTACGGCCGTCCCTGCCGCAGGAAGTGCTATCAAGTTCGATGCGGTGACTTTCCACTACCCGTCCCGACCGGGCACACCAGCGCTGCGCGACTTCAGCCTGGACGTTGCGCCGGGTGAAACGGTGGCACTGGTGGGATCGAGCGGCGCGGGCAAGAGCACCGTGTTCCAGTTGCTGCTGCGCTACTACGACCCGCAAGCGGGCCGCTTGCTGCTCGACGGCACACCGCTCGCCTCGCTCGCCCTGTCCGACCTGCGCACGCGCATCGGCCTGGTGCCGCAGGACGCGGTGATCTTCTCGACCAGCGCCTTCGAGAACATCCGCTACGGCCGTCCCGAGGCGACAGCCGATGAAGTGCACGCCGCCGCACGCGCCGCCTTTGCCCACGACTTCCTGCAGGCGCTCCCCGAGGGCTACGACACCTTCCTCGGCGAGCGCGGCGTGCGCCTGTCGGGCGGACAACGCCAGCGCATCGCGATTGCGCGCGCGATCCTCAAGAACCCGCCGCTGCTGCTGCTCGACGAAGCCACCAGCGCGCTGGACGCGGAAAGCGAACGCATGGTGCAGGCCGCGCTCGAATCGGCGATGGAAGGCCGCACCACGGTCGTGATCGCGCACCGACTGGCGACCGTGCAGAAGGCCGACCGCATCGTAGTGCTGGACCACGGCGGCATCGTCGAACAGGGAACACATGCGACGCTGGTCGCACAGGGCGGTGTGTACGCGCGCCTTGCGGCGCTTCAGTTCACGGCCTGAACTTCGCTTCGGCCAAGCCGGGGGCTGGCTATTGCAGCGTTTCTTTGAGCGCCGCCGGAATCGGCAGCGGCATCACCGCAATGCCTTCATCGAGCAGCGCTTCAGTCTGCTCGGGCGTCGCCTGACCGCGGATGCCGCGCTCCTCGGCCTCGCCGTAGTGCATCTTTCGCGCCTCGTCGGCAAAGCGGTCACCGACGTCCTCGGTCTTCGCCATGACCTCGCGCACGGCGCGCATCCAGCGGGCTTCGGGCGACAGTGACGCGGGAACGTTCGAGGAGGAAGATGAAGAAGCGGCAGGCGCGGCCGTCGGCTCTTGCGGCGCCTTGGCATTGCCAAGGTTCAGGCGCGGTGCGCTCAGCAGCTTGACGATGGCGGTGTCGCCACAGATCGGGCATTCGACCAATCCACTGGCCGACTGGGTTTCAAAGGCTTCGCTGGACGCGAACCAGCCTTCAAAGCCGTGGCCATGCGTGCAGCGGAGATCGAGAACCTTCATGCGCGGATTATCCCGCGCCGCCCTGCGAAGGCACAGCCTGCCAGTCCAGAGCCCATGCACCCGACAGAACGTTCTGCAGCCAGAGCGTGCAGGTCAGCGTCTTGGCGTCGGTCACGGTGCCGTCGCGGCACCAGCCGGCCAGATCTTCAGGCGTGGCCGTGAAGACGTCGAGAAACTCGCCATGGTCGAGCTGGCGCTCGCCGAGCGTGAGCCCACGGGCAAAGTAGATGTGGATGATTTCGGTCGAGTACGCCACCGCCAGGTGCATCGCGCCGGCATGTGCCCACTCGCGCGCGGTGTAGCCCGTTTCTTCGAGCAGCTCGCGCTTGCCGCAGACGAAAGGATCTTCTCCCGCATCGAGCTTGCCGGCCGGAAACTCGACCATCACATGGCCGACCGGGTAGCGAAACTGGCGCTCCAGCACCACGCGGCCATCGTCGAGCATCGGGATCACAACCACGGCGCCCGGATGCACCACGTATTCGCGCGTGGCGCTGTGGCCGTCGGGCAGGCGGATGGTGTCGCGCCGGGCCTGCAGGAACTTGCCCTTGAACAACTCCTCGCGGCTGGTGAGCTCTTCCTTGAGGTGCGAATCGGTGGTGTCGATGGGCGAAGTCATGTCGGTCAGTGCCTGTGCTTCATCAAATAGCGCCAGGTGAATCCTGGAAAGGCCAGCACGATGAACAGCGCGCTGGTCACCGCATAGAACTCCCAGCCCTGTGGGGCAATCTGCCCTGCCCTGCGCTCGAACAGAAAGCCGACGCCGCCAGCCAGAAAGTACAAGACCACCAGTTCGGCGAAGCGCACCGCGAGCGACTTGGGTCGGCTCGGCAGTGGGATGGCGCCGAACAGGCGGTCGTTGAAGAACGGCAGGTTGGCGGCCACCAGGGCCACCAACAGCACGACCCAGACCGACGCGGATTGCGACACCGGGGCGGGCCGCGTCAGTGCGCCAGCGTGGCCACGATCGCGTCGTAGCAGAGCGTCATCAGGCCGCCGGGCACGATGCCCAGGATCAGGATGAGCGCGCCGTTGATCGCGAGCACGGCACGCACGTCGCGCGGCGCCGACACGGTGGTGGCTGTGACGGGTGCGTCGAAGTACATGACCTTGACCACGCGCAGGTAGTAGAAGGCGCCGATCAGCGACATCATCACCGCGAACACCGCAAGACCGATGTAGATGGCCTGGCCCGAAGCGATCAACGCCTGCAGCACGGCCAGCTTGGCGTAGAAGCCCACCAGCGGCGGCAGCCCGGCCAGCGAGAACATCGCAATCGCCATCACGCCGGCGTACAGCGGGCTGCGCTGGTTG includes:
- a CDS encoding efflux transporter outer membrane subunit, which codes for MTDSLAVRAVRRTPVMAAALLLVALAGCADMAGIGSQAKLRDASSLGIATDPAAVPVSSLDAQWWLAFGDTQLNTLIDQAVAGNPNLQVARARLVRAQASADIAGSALKPKVNGELDLNRQKFNSNYIYPAPLGGSIQNIGLLQLGASWELDFFGKNRTALDAAIGAANATAADADAARVLLASNVARSYFQWARLNDQLTVARRTLAQRDETLKLVRDRVSAGLDTRLELRQSEGGLPEARQQIEALNEQIALQQHALDALVGQPNVSASLKPPVLAGVKPMALQANIPADLLGRRADIAAARWRVEAATSDVANAKTLFYPNVNLTAFVGFQSLGFGKLLKSGSEQWGVGPAISLPIFEGGKLRANLRGKSADLDVAIESYNATVLDAVRDAADQVTSAQSITRQQTEQRAAQTAAEGAYDIAVQRYRAGLGNYLNVLTAETAVLAQRRLAVDLAARALDTQVALARALGGGWQPPATATASAPAAALN
- a CDS encoding MarR family winged helix-turn-helix transcriptional regulator gives rise to the protein MSDANTPEAPSASAEAERRPHVFYRAENYRAEESIGYLMRRIVTAVGQSVETRMCEPGSPTYPQWVPLYKLHTGAATTVAELARACELDTGAMTRLLDRLEAKGLCRRVRSLEDRRVVNIELTDEGRAAAKEVPYVLSRVQNEHLAGFTTEEWVQLKGYLRRILDNAQALAARGDKND
- a CDS encoding ABC transporter transmembrane domain-containing protein — protein: MASTPPSSMAKGSPRSLSGLSPFLRPYRVQIVLAALFLVMAAVTTLVFPIALRSLIDGGLINPDKGAQTMALREHFGALFAVAVALGLFSAARFYTVSWLGERVTADIRNAVYGHVLKQSPAFFETTQTGEVLSRLTADTTLVQTVVGSSLSMGLRNAVMGVGALAVLVWTNPYVMVQVLGILVLVVLPSMWFGRRVRKLSRASQDRVADSSAIAAEVLNAIPVVQSYTAEGREAARFDASTENAFRTAVRRTRARSVLVAFIIIATSAALLWGLYQGTQAVLRGDITAGHLGQTVVYVAILASATAVLGEVYGDLLRAAGATERLMELLHAPTAIFSPKNPAVTAVPAAGSAIKFDAVTFHYPSRPGTPALRDFSLDVAPGETVALVGSSGAGKSTVFQLLLRYYDPQAGRLLLDGTPLASLALSDLRTRIGLVPQDAVIFSTSAFENIRYGRPEATADEVHAAARAAFAHDFLQALPEGYDTFLGERGVRLSGGQRQRIAIARAILKNPPLLLLDEATSALDAESERMVQAALESAMEGRTTVVIAHRLATVQKADRIVVLDHGGIVEQGTHATLVAQGGVYARLAALQFTA
- a CDS encoding DUF1178 family protein, translated to MKVLDLRCTHGHGFEGWFASSEAFETQSASGLVECPICGDTAIVKLLSAPRLNLGNAKAPQEPTAAPAASSSSSSNVPASLSPEARWMRAVREVMAKTEDVGDRFADEARKMHYGEAEERGIRGQATPEQTEALLDEGIAVMPLPIPAALKETLQ
- a CDS encoding NUDIX domain-containing protein yields the protein MTSPIDTTDSHLKEELTSREELFKGKFLQARRDTIRLPDGHSATREYVVHPGAVVVIPMLDDGRVVLERQFRYPVGHVMVEFPAGKLDAGEDPFVCGKRELLEETGYTAREWAHAGAMHLAVAYSTEIIHIYFARGLTLGERQLDHGEFLDVFTATPEDLAGWCRDGTVTDAKTLTCTLWLQNVLSGAWALDWQAVPSQGGAG
- a CDS encoding DUF2818 family protein — translated: MSQSASVWVVLLVALVAANLPFFNDRLFGAIPLPSRPKSLAVRFAELVVLYFLAGGVGFLFERRAGQIAPQGWEFYAVTSALFIVLAFPGFTWRYLMKHRH